Proteins from a single region of Anastrepha ludens isolate Willacy chromosome 5, idAnaLude1.1, whole genome shotgun sequence:
- the LOC128864246 gene encoding tigger transposable element-derived protein 6-like — MTSLLQPMDQGILYNMKQHYRKRILTNILTQVDEGNSVMAIDLLQAVRNLSNVWNVYVKPETIANCFKKAGFSKDAMQIPFEHWAEEDLLSISDLAALQSSFKKVANIEASFDDYVNVDNGVQTSDNPSEEDILNSIFESRGVPAEPDNDEHDLTVEKLAETEEALPTLIQAASSISVIRTFVEMRSDVPINVFNSLHDLEAFIENEKWKAVIQTKLTDYFK, encoded by the exons atgacttcgttactgcaacccATGGACCAAGGCATTCTCTACAAtatgaaacaacattacagaaaacgaattttaacgaatatattgactcaagtggatgagggaaattctgttatggccatagacttgctgcaagcagttcgaaatcttagcaatgtatggaatgtctatgttaaaccagaaacaattgccaactgttttaaaaaggctggattttcaaaagatgctatgcagattccatttgagcattgggctgaagaggaccttctttcaatatcagatttggctgctttacagtcttcatttaaaaaagtagcaaatatcgaagcatcgtttgatgactacgtaaatgttgataatggtgtgcagacttcggacaacccatccgaagaagatattctcaacagcatttttgaaagtcgcggagttccagctgaacctg ataacgatgaacacgatttgaccgttgaaaaattggcagaaactgaggaggcattacctacgttgatacaagctgcttcatccattagcgtaattagaacctttgtggaaatgaggagtgacgtgccgattaatgttttcaactctctacatgatttggaagcttttattgaaaatgaaaaatggaaggctgtaattcaaaccaaactcactgattattttaaataa
- the LOC128863906 gene encoding protein nubbin isoform X2: MVMSELRWSTGPKDNNNLLKHDLVKSPTSGHIMQNRYISCLTRSPSPLQYAVSDCGDNNSVTGNSSDRCLSPQSPTAFATPQEEHQQHQPPALRSQLLDVLHRGDTASESKFSGRQNVDPSRDSESGALNLTSENSRQSLQSPSPSLKSLRACRSSPATTAGEPVGPPMANNIYPLPNFSSQQAQLAVAASASLGLGNPLFPLPLGTSISPQNFTQFQQALQQQQTALHQQFQNYIDILRSGSLGISPDDPSMATQVAAAQFLFHSRVQALTQATQQLQSLQKQQELQKQPHLQQRQQKFDEATKSRSVHTSTPTHTPIQSPASSPLPLQTNFNVSAHSQITPPNPGSSLKVSGILTPNTISGAPQTPQMLKHAGGVQRLASEPSPEETTDLEELEQFAKTFKQRRIKLGFTQGDVGLAMGKLYGNDFSQTTISRFEALNLSFKNMCKLKPLLQKWLEDADRTIQATGGVFDPAALQTVSTPEVMGRRRKKRTSIETSIRGALEKAFMMNQKPTSEEISQLADRLCMEKEVVRVWFCNRRQKEKRINPSMDSPTGDNGSESPYMMMQ, translated from the exons TCTCTGACTGTGGCGATAATAATTCGGTGACAGGGAATTCCAGTGATCGTTGCTTGTCTCCACAAAGTCCGACAGCGTTTGCTACGCCACAGGAGGAGCACCAGCAACATCAACCGCCCGCTCTCAGATCCCAATTGCTGGATGTTTTGCACCGTGGTGACACAGCGTCGGAGAGCAAATTCTCTGGCAGACAAAACGTTGATCCCAGCAGAGACTCAGAGTCGGGTGCTCTCAATTTGACCAGCGAAAATTCACGGCAAAGTTTGCAATCACCTTCGCCGTCTTTGAAATCGTTGCGCGCCTGTCGTTCGTCACCTGCAACAACTGCCGGCGAACCCGTTGGGCCCCCTATGGCCAACAATATATATCCATTGCCAAACTTCTCCTCACAACAGGCACAACTAGCTGTGGCGGCCAGTGCAAGTTTGGGTCTCGGCAATCCGTTATTTCCCCTCCCCCTCGGCACCTCGATTTCTCCTCAAAACTTTACGCAGTTCCAGCAAGCATTGCAGCAACAACAGACTGCTCTGCATCAACAGTTCCAAAATTATATCGATATATTACGTAGCGGTTCCTTGGGTATATCGCCAGATGATCCGAGCATGGCCACTCAAGTTGCCGCCGCACAGTTCCTATTTCATAGTCGCGTTCAAGCCCTCACTCAGGCAACGCAGCAACTGCAGTCGCTTCAAAAGCAGCAAGAGTTGCAAAAACAACCGCACCTGCAACAACGCCAACAAAAATTTGACGAAGCGACGAAGTCTCGAAGTGTGCACACCTCAACACCCACTCATACGCCAATACAAAGTCCCGCTTCCTCTCCACTGCCGCTACAAACGAATTTCAATGTAAGCGCCCACAGTCAAATAACACCGCCCAACCCAGGGAGTAGTCTAAAGGTGAGCGGAATTCTTACACCGAACACAATCAGCGGTGCACCACAAACTCCCCAAATGCTGAAGCATGCTGGTGGGGTTCAACGTTTGGCCAGTGAACCGTCACCTGAAGAGACCACAGATCTTGAGGAACTCGAGCAATTCGCCAAAACATTCAAGCAACGACGCATAAAGTTGGGCTTCACGCAAGGCGATGTGGGCTTGGCCATGGGGAAGCTGTACGGGAATGACTTCTCTCAAACGACAATTTCGCGTTTTGAAGCTTTGAATCTGAGTTTTAAGAATATGTGCAAGCTGAAGCCGCTGCTGCAAAAATGGCTGGAGGATGCAGATCGAACAATACAGGCGACAGGAGG AGTTTTCGATCCTGCTGCTTTGCAAACAGTCAGCACACCCGAGGTTATGGGCCGACGTCGGAAGAAGCGCACATCTATTGAAACCTCTATACGAGGGGCGCTTGAGAAGGCCTTCATGATGAATCAAAAGCCTACAAGTGAGGAGATCAGCCAATTGGCCGACCGTCTGTGCATGGAAAAGGAAGTGGTGCGCGTTTGGTTCTGCAACCGACGGCAGAAGGAGAAGCGCATAAATCCCTCAATGGACAGCCCAACCGGCGACAATGGCAGTGAATCACCCTACATGATGATGCAGTAA